The following proteins are co-located in the Microbacterium sp. Clip185 genome:
- a CDS encoding quinone-dependent dihydroorotate dehydrogenase has product MYDLLFRRVLSRMDPETAHHAAMLVIRALGVRPLTPLARALTRPAPQNRVRTLGLQFDSPFGVAAGFDKNAVAAAGLYALGFGHVEVGTVTAVPQEGNPRPRLFRLIPDRAVINRMGFNNAGADAAAARLRRLRRRRRRPVLGVNIGKSRVVDVADAVDDYVRSARLLAPLADYLVVNVSSPNTPGLRGLQEIDTLRPLLEAVRAASGTTPLLVKFAPDLSDDGIRAVARLAVELGLDGVIATNTTISREGLRTAPEIVEAAGAGGLSGAPLGPRAVEALRIVRQEVPEDFCVIAAGGIETAQDVQERLDAGATLTQGYTGFLYRGPFWARQINRGLAAAPSRVR; this is encoded by the coding sequence ATGTATGACCTCCTCTTTCGCCGCGTCCTGTCCCGCATGGACCCCGAGACGGCGCACCACGCCGCCATGCTCGTCATCCGCGCTCTGGGCGTCCGCCCGCTCACCCCGCTCGCCCGGGCCCTGACACGCCCGGCGCCCCAGAACAGGGTGCGCACGCTCGGGCTGCAGTTCGACTCGCCGTTCGGTGTCGCGGCGGGCTTCGACAAGAACGCTGTCGCCGCCGCCGGGCTTTATGCGCTCGGGTTCGGACACGTCGAGGTCGGCACCGTCACGGCCGTGCCGCAGGAGGGGAACCCTCGCCCGCGGCTGTTCCGGTTGATTCCCGACCGCGCCGTGATCAACCGGATGGGATTCAACAACGCCGGTGCGGATGCGGCGGCAGCGCGACTTCGCCGGCTGCGCCGCCGGCGCCGCAGGCCCGTTCTGGGCGTCAACATCGGCAAGAGCCGCGTCGTCGACGTCGCCGACGCTGTCGACGACTATGTGCGCAGCGCGCGCCTGCTCGCGCCCCTGGCCGACTATCTCGTCGTCAACGTGTCGTCGCCCAACACCCCGGGGCTACGCGGCCTGCAGGAGATCGACACCCTTCGGCCGTTGCTGGAGGCCGTGCGTGCCGCATCCGGTACGACGCCGCTCCTGGTGAAGTTCGCCCCGGATCTCTCCGACGACGGTATCCGCGCCGTGGCACGCCTGGCCGTGGAGCTGGGACTCGACGGTGTCATCGCCACCAACACGACGATCTCGCGGGAAGGGCTTCGGACCGCCCCCGAGATCGTCGAGGCGGCGGGAGCGGGAGGGCTGTCGGGCGCGCCGCTCGGTCCGCGTGCCGTCGAGGCGCTGCGGATCGTGCGCCAGGAGGTTCCGGAGGACTTCTGCGTGATCGCCGCCGGCGGGATCGAGACGGCGCAGGACGTGCAGGAGCGGTTGGATGCGGGCGCGACGCTGACCCAGGGCTACACCGGATTCCTCTATCGAGGGCCGTTCTGGGCGCGGCAGATCAACAGAGGCCTGGCCGCCGCACCCTCCCGCGTTCGCTGA
- a CDS encoding dipeptidase: protein MTSENPRNGAVHEAAAAGIPVALADLGALVRIPSIAWPAFDQDALVRSAEAIAALAEGIGIFDSVEIARSAVPGTDEVGQPAILATRAAREGAPTVLLYAHHDVQPPGDDALWETPPFEPTVRDGRLYGRGAADDKAGVMAHIAALRAIHEVYGDDLTLGIALFIEGEEEYGSRSFAQFLADHRDQLRSDVIVVADSGNWDAVTPALTVSLRGNARFTLTVRTLEHASHSGMFGGAVPDATMAAIKLLATLWDDDGAVAVEGLTERDAPTPDYTEQTLRSEAGLPAGATPIGRGTILSRIWNKPSVTVTGIDATSVAAASNTLAPEISVVVSARVAPGQSAHEAYAAIEEHLRRHAPFGAELTFSDVDLGDGFLVDTDGWAVEVARTSLATGYGVDPVDVGVGGSIPFIADLVEQFPGAQILVTGVEDPHSRAHSPNESLHLDTFRHAVLAEASLLESLNERR, encoded by the coding sequence ATGACCTCCGAGAATCCCAGGAACGGGGCCGTTCACGAAGCGGCCGCCGCCGGCATCCCCGTCGCCCTCGCCGATCTGGGTGCGCTCGTGCGCATCCCCTCGATCGCGTGGCCCGCTTTCGACCAGGACGCCCTGGTGCGCAGCGCCGAGGCGATCGCCGCCCTCGCCGAGGGGATCGGCATCTTCGATTCCGTGGAGATCGCCCGCTCGGCCGTGCCCGGTACGGACGAAGTGGGTCAGCCCGCGATTCTCGCCACCCGCGCGGCGCGGGAGGGAGCGCCCACCGTGCTCCTGTACGCGCACCACGACGTGCAGCCGCCCGGGGACGATGCTCTCTGGGAGACGCCGCCCTTCGAACCCACCGTGCGCGATGGCCGTCTGTACGGCCGCGGTGCCGCCGACGACAAGGCGGGGGTGATGGCGCACATCGCCGCGCTCCGCGCGATCCACGAGGTGTACGGCGACGACCTGACGCTGGGCATCGCGCTGTTCATCGAGGGCGAGGAGGAGTACGGCTCGCGCTCGTTCGCACAGTTCCTCGCCGACCACCGCGATCAGCTGCGCTCCGACGTGATCGTGGTCGCCGACTCGGGCAACTGGGATGCGGTCACCCCCGCGCTGACGGTCTCGCTGCGCGGCAACGCGCGCTTCACCCTCACCGTGCGCACCCTCGAGCACGCCTCGCACTCGGGGATGTTCGGCGGCGCCGTGCCCGATGCCACGATGGCGGCGATCAAGCTGCTCGCGACGCTCTGGGACGACGACGGGGCCGTGGCCGTCGAAGGCCTGACGGAGCGCGACGCGCCGACACCGGACTACACCGAGCAGACCCTGCGCTCTGAGGCCGGTCTTCCCGCCGGGGCCACCCCGATCGGTCGCGGCACGATCCTGTCGCGCATCTGGAACAAGCCGTCGGTGACGGTGACCGGCATCGACGCGACGAGCGTCGCCGCCGCATCCAACACCCTGGCGCCGGAGATCTCGGTCGTGGTGAGCGCGCGCGTGGCTCCTGGACAGTCCGCACACGAGGCGTATGCCGCGATCGAGGAGCACCTGCGCCGTCACGCCCCATTCGGTGCGGAGCTGACCTTCTCCGACGTCGACCTCGGCGACGGCTTCCTCGTCGACACCGATGGCTGGGCCGTCGAGGTGGCCCGCACGAGTCTCGCCACCGGCTACGGCGTCGACCCGGTCGACGTCGGCGTGGGCGGCTCCATCCCGTTCATCGCCGATCTCGTGGAGCAGTTCCCCGGCGCGCAGATCCTGGTGACAGGAGTGGAGGATCCGCACTCCCGGGCGCACAGCCCGAACGAATCACTGCACCTCGACACCTTCCGTCACGCCGTACTGGCCGAGGCGTCATTGCTGGAGTCGTTGAACGAACGGCGCTGA
- a CDS encoding PP2C family protein-serine/threonine phosphatase yields the protein MPIRLNAAAVSDIGRYRTSNQDAAFTASWGAAVADGVGGGPSGDLASAAFVHRLVPSPLSATDAEQLLVQIREANWDLRAHVQRDPSLQGMATTFTGVFVAPEERLLLAHTGDSRAYLLRHAQLRRETRDDSYVQALVDSGLLTPEAAASHPRRNIITASLGGGEEDVVSIAERDTVIGDRWLLCSDGVSDYLDDEEIGLTLLRHRGASEAAAALVALALDSGSRDNVTAVVCDVVDGDVAGEPAVFSGSAGELFQENLDISA from the coding sequence GTGCCGATCAGGCTCAACGCGGCCGCCGTCTCAGACATCGGCCGATATCGAACGTCCAACCAGGATGCGGCCTTCACCGCATCCTGGGGTGCCGCCGTCGCCGACGGCGTCGGCGGAGGCCCCTCAGGGGATCTCGCGTCCGCAGCCTTCGTGCACCGGCTCGTGCCCTCGCCTCTGTCGGCGACGGATGCGGAGCAGCTGCTGGTGCAGATCCGCGAAGCGAACTGGGACCTGCGCGCACACGTACAGCGGGATCCCTCGCTTCAGGGCATGGCGACGACCTTCACCGGCGTCTTCGTCGCCCCCGAGGAGCGTCTGCTTCTCGCTCACACGGGTGATTCCCGCGCGTACCTTCTGCGGCACGCTCAGCTGCGCCGGGAGACCAGGGACGACTCTTACGTGCAGGCCCTCGTCGACAGCGGCCTCCTCACGCCGGAGGCCGCGGCATCGCATCCGCGTCGCAACATCATCACGGCGTCGCTCGGCGGCGGTGAGGAAGACGTCGTATCGATCGCAGAGCGCGATACGGTGATCGGCGACCGTTGGCTGTTGTGCAGCGACGGGGTCAGCGACTACCTGGATGACGAGGAGATCGGACTGACGCTGCTTCGCCACCGCGGTGCTTCGGAGGCGGCCGCGGCTCTCGTGGCTCTCGCGCTGGACAGCGGCTCGCGCGACAACGTCACCGCGGTGGTCTGCGACGTCGTCGACGGCGATGTCGCAGGGGAGCCCGCGGTTTTCAGCGGCTCCGCCGGCGAGCTCTTCCAGGAGAACCTGGACATCTCCGCCTGA
- the erpA gene encoding iron-sulfur cluster insertion protein ErpA — MTDTALSNETTARAHGVALTDDAAAKVKNLLEQEGRDDLRLRVAVQPGGCSGLIYQLYFDERLLEGDQTVDFDGVEVVVDDMSVPYLDGAKIDFKDTISEQGFTIDNPNAAGSCACGDSFH; from the coding sequence ATGACCGACACCGCCCTGTCGAACGAAACGACGGCCCGCGCACACGGCGTGGCCCTCACCGACGACGCCGCCGCCAAGGTGAAGAACCTGCTCGAGCAGGAGGGCCGCGACGACCTGCGTCTGCGCGTCGCCGTGCAGCCGGGTGGCTGCAGCGGGCTGATCTACCAGCTCTACTTCGACGAGCGCCTGCTCGAGGGGGACCAGACGGTCGACTTCGACGGTGTCGAGGTCGTCGTGGACGACATGAGCGTTCCGTACCTCGACGGCGCGAAGATCGACTTCAAGGACACGATCTCGGAGCAGGGGTTCACGATCGACAACCCCAACGCAGCCGGGTCCTGCGCCTGCGGCGACAGTTTCCACTGA
- the hisD gene encoding histidinol dehydrogenase, with the protein MLQTIDLRGRTLSASELLAAVPRAELAREAALTAAAQIVHDVAARGEQALREQAERFDGVTDHPVRVPASHLDDALAELAPEVRAALDEAILRVRAASAAQVPPPTTTELAPGAKVHQRWQPVRRVGVYVPGGKAVYPSSVVMNVVPAQVAGVSVVALASPPQREFGGRIHPVILAAAKLLGVDEVYAMGGAGAIGALAYGVPSLELDPVDVVTGPGNNFVAAAKRAVAGLVGTDAEAGATEILIVADDAAQPSLVAADLISQAEHDEQASAVLVTPSAELAERVSAELTIRQPRTRHAERVAAALSGPQSAIVLVDDVDQAIAFSNAYAPEHLEIHLSDPRVDEFVNAGAVFVGDHAPVSLGDYLAGSNHVLPTGGQARYAAGLSASTFLRPQQIIEYDRAALADVRDAIVTLARAEALPAHGEAVEARFED; encoded by the coding sequence ATGCTTCAGACGATCGACCTGCGCGGTCGCACGCTTTCCGCGAGCGAGCTCCTGGCCGCAGTCCCGCGTGCGGAACTGGCGCGCGAAGCGGCTCTGACGGCGGCGGCCCAGATCGTTCATGATGTCGCCGCCCGTGGTGAGCAAGCCCTCCGCGAGCAGGCGGAGCGCTTCGACGGCGTCACGGACCACCCGGTGCGTGTGCCGGCGTCGCACCTCGATGACGCGCTCGCAGAACTCGCTCCCGAGGTGCGCGCGGCGCTCGACGAGGCGATCCTCCGCGTGCGAGCCGCCTCCGCGGCGCAGGTCCCGCCGCCCACCACGACCGAGCTCGCCCCCGGCGCGAAGGTGCATCAGCGATGGCAGCCGGTTCGACGCGTCGGTGTGTACGTGCCCGGCGGCAAGGCGGTGTATCCCTCGAGCGTCGTCATGAACGTCGTGCCCGCCCAGGTGGCGGGCGTGTCGGTCGTCGCGCTCGCGTCGCCTCCCCAGCGGGAGTTCGGCGGACGCATCCACCCCGTGATCCTCGCGGCGGCCAAGTTGCTGGGGGTCGACGAGGTCTATGCGATGGGCGGGGCCGGTGCGATCGGTGCGCTCGCTTACGGCGTGCCCTCGCTCGAGCTCGACCCGGTCGATGTGGTCACCGGGCCCGGCAATAATTTCGTCGCCGCGGCCAAGCGCGCCGTGGCGGGGCTCGTCGGCACGGATGCGGAGGCAGGCGCGACCGAGATCCTCATCGTCGCCGACGACGCCGCGCAGCCCTCGCTCGTGGCCGCCGATCTCATCAGCCAGGCCGAGCACGACGAGCAGGCCTCGGCCGTGCTGGTCACCCCGTCCGCTGAGCTCGCCGAGCGGGTGAGTGCCGAGCTGACGATCCGCCAGCCGCGCACCCGGCATGCCGAGCGCGTCGCCGCCGCGCTGTCGGGCCCGCAGTCGGCGATCGTGCTCGTCGACGACGTGGACCAGGCGATCGCCTTCAGCAACGCATACGCCCCCGAGCACCTCGAGATCCACCTGTCCGATCCGCGTGTGGACGAGTTCGTCAACGCCGGCGCCGTGTTCGTGGGAGACCACGCGCCGGTCAGCCTCGGCGACTACCTCGCCGGCAGCAACCACGTCCTGCCCACGGGCGGCCAGGCGCGGTATGCGGCGGGGCTGTCCGCCTCGACGTTCCTGCGCCCGCAGCAGATCATCGAGTACGACAGGGCCGCTCTCGCCGACGTGCGCGACGCGATCGTCACGCTCGCCCGCGCCGAAGCACTGCCCGCGCACGGCGAGGCCGTCGAGGCCCGTTTCGAGGACTAA
- a CDS encoding rhodanese-like domain-containing protein yields MQDARSYFSAKLANETDASDVYAAQRAGEQLILVDVRSTAAWDQGHISGAVHLPYREIAERAAEIIPTGSSVVVYCWSPGCNAGTKGALAFIEAGYAVKEMIGGYEYWVREGYPAENASGPLPRHRDPLLSIVAP; encoded by the coding sequence ATGCAGGATGCACGCAGCTACTTCTCCGCAAAGCTCGCCAACGAGACAGACGCCTCAGATGTGTACGCCGCGCAGCGCGCCGGCGAACAGCTGATCCTGGTGGATGTGCGCAGCACGGCCGCCTGGGATCAGGGCCACATCTCCGGCGCCGTGCATCTTCCGTACCGCGAGATCGCCGAGCGCGCGGCGGAGATCATCCCCACCGGGTCCTCTGTCGTCGTCTACTGCTGGAGCCCCGGCTGCAATGCGGGCACGAAGGGCGCGCTGGCATTCATCGAGGCCGGCTATGCGGTCAAGGAGATGATCGGCGGATACGAGTATTGGGTGCGGGAGGGATATCCCGCCGAGAATGCCTCAGGACCCCTCCCACGCCACCGGGATCCCCTCCTGTCGATCGTCGCGCCCTGA
- the nrdR gene encoding transcriptional regulator NrdR, with protein MHCPFCRHPDSRVIDSRTTDDGLSIRRRRQCPECGGRFSTVETASLNVIKRSGVIEPFSRDKVVSGVRKACQGRPVTDGDLALLAQRVEEILRRTGSSQIDTNEIGLAILDPLRELDEVAYLRFASVYQAFESLEDFESSIAQLRADHELRAAAASEPTND; from the coding sequence ATGCATTGCCCGTTCTGCCGCCATCCCGATTCCCGCGTCATCGACTCCCGCACGACCGATGACGGACTCAGCATCCGCCGACGTCGTCAGTGCCCCGAGTGCGGCGGGCGTTTCTCGACCGTCGAGACGGCGAGTCTGAACGTCATCAAGCGCTCGGGGGTCATCGAGCCCTTCAGTCGCGACAAGGTCGTCTCCGGGGTGCGCAAGGCATGCCAGGGGCGTCCGGTCACCGACGGTGATCTGGCGCTGCTCGCCCAGCGCGTGGAGGAGATCCTGCGCCGCACCGGCAGTTCGCAGATCGACACCAACGAGATCGGGCTGGCGATCCTCGACCCGCTCCGTGAGCTCGATGAGGTCGCCTACCTTCGGTTCGCGAGCGTCTACCAGGCGTTCGAATCGTTGGAGGACTTCGAGTCGTCGATCGCCCAGCTGCGCGCCGATCACGAGCTGCGCGCCGCCGCCGCGTCGGAACCCACGAACGACTGA
- the ctaD gene encoding aa3-type cytochrome oxidase subunit I produces the protein MATTAPLQEAPSRPTTLPPRQAALLSSSRIEQKGNIIVKWITSTDHKTIGYMYLIASFLFFLLGGVMALIIRAELFEPGMQIIPTKEQYNQLFTMHGTIMLLMFATPLFAGFANAILPLQIGAPDVAFPRLNAFAFWLFLFGSTIAVAGFLTPAGAASFGWFAYQPLASASFTPGAGGNLWMLGLGISGFGTILGAVNFITTIVTMRAPGMTMWRMPIFSWNTLVTSILILLAFPVLAAAIFAAAADRVLGAHIYDPHNGGVLLWQHLFWFFGHPEVYIIALPFFGIVSEIFPVFSRKPIFGYKTLIYATIAIAVLSVAVWAHHMYVTGAVLLPFFAFMTMLIAVPTGVKIFNWIGTMWRGSVTFETPMVFSLGFLVSFVFGGLTGVILASPPLDFALSDSYFVVAHFHYVVFGTVVFAMFAGFYFWWPKWTGKMLNERLGYIHFWILFIGFHMTFLIQHWLGVDGMVRRYADYSSADGWTWQNQVSTIGSMILAASVIPFLLNVWITARTAPKVTVNDPWGYGGSLEWATSCPPPRHNFTSIPRIRSERPAFDLNHPEAAVPVGVGPAKDAPDAPVVDAADGEVK, from the coding sequence ATGGCGACGACAGCCCCGCTTCAGGAAGCGCCTTCCCGCCCCACGACCCTGCCGCCGCGCCAGGCCGCTCTGCTGAGCTCCTCGCGGATCGAGCAGAAGGGCAACATCATCGTCAAGTGGATCACCTCCACTGACCACAAGACCATCGGGTACATGTACCTGATCGCCTCGTTCCTGTTCTTCCTGCTGGGCGGCGTGATGGCGCTGATCATCCGCGCCGAGCTGTTCGAGCCCGGGATGCAGATCATCCCGACCAAAGAGCAGTACAACCAGCTGTTCACCATGCACGGCACGATCATGCTGCTCATGTTCGCGACCCCGCTGTTCGCGGGCTTCGCGAACGCGATCCTGCCGCTGCAGATCGGTGCGCCGGATGTGGCGTTCCCGCGACTGAACGCGTTCGCCTTCTGGCTGTTCCTGTTCGGTTCCACGATCGCCGTGGCCGGATTCCTCACGCCCGCGGGCGCCGCATCCTTCGGCTGGTTCGCGTATCAGCCGCTCGCGAGCGCCTCCTTCACTCCAGGCGCCGGCGGAAACCTCTGGATGCTGGGTCTGGGTATCTCGGGCTTCGGAACGATCCTGGGTGCGGTCAACTTCATCACCACGATCGTCACGATGCGCGCCCCCGGCATGACCATGTGGCGCATGCCGATCTTCTCGTGGAACACGCTCGTCACGAGCATCCTGATCCTGCTCGCGTTCCCCGTGCTGGCAGCGGCGATCTTCGCCGCTGCCGCGGACCGCGTGCTGGGCGCTCACATCTACGACCCGCACAACGGCGGCGTCCTGCTGTGGCAGCACCTGTTCTGGTTCTTCGGCCACCCTGAGGTCTACATCATCGCGCTGCCGTTCTTCGGCATCGTGTCCGAGATCTTCCCGGTGTTCAGCCGCAAGCCGATCTTCGGATACAAGACCCTCATCTACGCGACCATCGCCATCGCGGTGCTCTCGGTCGCGGTCTGGGCCCACCACATGTACGTGACCGGTGCGGTGCTGCTGCCGTTCTTTGCCTTCATGACGATGCTCATCGCGGTCCCGACCGGTGTGAAGATCTTCAACTGGATCGGAACGATGTGGCGAGGATCGGTGACGTTCGAGACGCCGATGGTGTTCTCGCTCGGCTTCCTGGTGTCGTTCGTCTTCGGTGGCCTGACCGGTGTCATCCTGGCCTCGCCGCCCCTCGACTTCGCACTGAGCGACTCGTACTTCGTCGTCGCGCACTTCCACTACGTCGTCTTCGGAACCGTCGTGTTCGCGATGTTCGCCGGCTTCTACTTCTGGTGGCCGAAGTGGACGGGCAAGATGCTGAACGAGCGTCTGGGATACATCCACTTCTGGATCCTGTTCATCGGCTTCCACATGACCTTCCTCATCCAGCACTGGCTGGGCGTCGACGGCATGGTGCGCCGCTACGCGGACTACTCCTCGGCCGACGGCTGGACCTGGCAGAACCAGGTGTCGACGATCGGCTCGATGATCCTGGCCGCATCGGTGATCCCGTTCCTCCTGAACGTCTGGATCACCGCGCGCACGGCGCCCAAGGTCACCGTCAACGACCCGTGGGGTTACGGCGGCTCGCTGGAGTGGGCCACGAGCTGCCCGCCCCCGCGCCACAACTTCACGTCCATCCCGCGCATCCGCTCCGAGCGTCCCGCCTTCGATCTGAACCACCCCGAGGCCGCCGTGCCGGTGGGCGTGGGACCCGCGAAGGATGCCCCTGACGCCCCGGTCGTCGATGCGGCCGACGGAGAGGTCAAGTAA
- the ctaC gene encoding aa3-type cytochrome oxidase subunit II, giving the protein MPSKRRIRLAVLPLGIATAAILAGCSPTQLHGFLPGFTEDGQAATNHTDMVAGLWVNSWIVLLAVGVITWGLMLWAMIAYRRRRGQTGLPVQLRYNMPIEIFYTIVPLILVVGFFAFTARDQATLETQTDDPDVSIVAIGKQWAWDFQYNGEDASGDDAVWSMGIQAQTDAAGNVDQSQLPTLYLPVDKSVKIKLESRDVIHSFWIIDFLYKKDMYIGRDNYWSFTPTREGTYAGKCAELCGEYHSMMLFNVKVVSDAEYEQYLESLRDKGQTGDIQDAYDRLGNLPGTGATAKGDE; this is encoded by the coding sequence GTGCCTTCGAAACGTCGAATCCGACTAGCCGTTCTTCCGCTGGGGATCGCGACGGCTGCCATCCTCGCTGGATGCAGCCCGACCCAGCTGCACGGCTTCCTTCCCGGGTTCACCGAAGACGGCCAGGCTGCCACGAACCACACCGACATGGTCGCCGGACTGTGGGTCAACTCCTGGATCGTCCTGCTCGCCGTCGGCGTCATCACGTGGGGTCTGATGCTCTGGGCGATGATCGCCTACCGTCGTCGTCGCGGCCAGACGGGTCTGCCGGTCCAGCTGCGCTACAACATGCCGATCGAGATCTTCTACACGATCGTGCCGCTGATCCTCGTGGTCGGCTTCTTCGCCTTCACCGCGCGCGACCAGGCGACCCTGGAGACCCAGACCGACGACCCCGACGTGTCGATCGTGGCGATCGGCAAGCAGTGGGCGTGGGACTTCCAGTACAACGGCGAAGACGCCTCCGGCGATGACGCCGTCTGGTCCATGGGCATCCAGGCGCAGACCGACGCCGCCGGCAACGTCGACCAGTCGCAGCTGCCGACGCTCTACCTGCCCGTCGACAAGAGCGTCAAGATCAAGCTCGAGTCCCGCGATGTCATCCATTCCTTCTGGATTATCGACTTCCTGTACAAGAAGGACATGTACATCGGCCGTGACAATTACTGGTCGTTCACGCCGACGCGTGAGGGGACGTACGCCGGCAAGTGCGCCGAGCTGTGTGGTGAGTACCACTCGATGATGCTCTTCAACGTCAAGGTCGTCAGCGACGCCGAGTACGAGCAGTACCTCGAAAGCCTGCGCGACAAGGGTCAGACCGGCGACATCCAGGACGCCTACGACCGACTGGGCAACCTGCCGGGCACCGGCGCAACCGCCAAGGGAGACGAGTGA
- the ctaF gene encoding aa3-type cytochrome oxidase subunit IV, which produces MRTNINLWWILVGFFVFIDVVYTGWNILAHPDLAWHNAIEWVGSVALLFGAFMALMIGFYTHRVYKAQQGELPEDTLTADIDDGDPELGEFSPWSWWPLVLAASAAVAAIGLAVGTWMLPIGLGIFAVAIVGWVYEYYRGYFAH; this is translated from the coding sequence GTGCGCACCAACATCAACCTCTGGTGGATCCTGGTCGGGTTCTTCGTCTTCATCGACGTCGTCTACACCGGCTGGAACATCCTCGCTCACCCCGATCTCGCCTGGCACAACGCCATCGAGTGGGTCGGATCGGTCGCTCTGCTGTTCGGCGCCTTCATGGCGCTCATGATCGGGTTCTACACGCACCGCGTCTACAAGGCGCAGCAGGGCGAGCTTCCCGAGGACACGCTCACTGCCGACATCGACGACGGTGACCCTGAGCTCGGTGAGTTCAGCCCGTGGTCGTGGTGGCCGCTCGTTCTCGCGGCCTCCGCGGCGGTGGCGGCGATCGGTCTCGCGGTCGGCACCTGGATGCTCCCGATCGGTCTCGGCATCTTCGCCGTGGCGATCGTCGGCTGGGTGTACGAGTACTACCGCGGGTACTTCGCCCACTGA
- a CDS encoding DUF3043 domain-containing protein — translation MAKTSADSAAHDAPSTPTTGKGRATPTRAEREAARKRPLVADTKEAKARARAELRERQEKARIGMANGDDRYLQARDKGPQRRFVRDWVDSTWHVAELVMPVMVAVLLLMFVGIPAIQVYAYLVLWAFIIVAVLDMVITAIRVKRAARAKFGEDRVEKGLGFYGAMRTVQMRFMRLPKPQVKRGQRPA, via the coding sequence GTGGCCAAGACCTCCGCCGACTCCGCCGCGCACGACGCGCCGAGCACTCCGACGACCGGCAAGGGGCGGGCGACGCCCACCCGCGCCGAGCGGGAAGCGGCGCGAAAGCGTCCGCTCGTCGCCGACACGAAGGAAGCGAAGGCCCGGGCACGCGCCGAGCTGCGAGAGCGGCAGGAGAAGGCGCGCATCGGCATGGCCAACGGCGACGACCGTTACCTGCAGGCGCGCGACAAGGGCCCGCAGCGCCGCTTCGTCCGAGACTGGGTCGACTCCACGTGGCACGTCGCCGAGCTCGTGATGCCCGTCATGGTCGCGGTGCTCCTGCTCATGTTCGTCGGCATCCCCGCCATCCAGGTGTACGCGTACCTCGTGCTGTGGGCGTTCATCATCGTGGCCGTGCTCGACATGGTGATCACCGCGATCCGCGTCAAGCGCGCCGCTCGGGCGAAGTTCGGCGAGGACCGTGTCGAGAAGGGCCTCGGCTTCTACGGCGCCATGCGGACGGTGCAGATGCGCTTCATGCGCCTACCCAAGCCCCAGGTGAAGCGCGGACAGCGTCCCGCCTGA